A part of Thermococcus sp. SY098 genomic DNA contains:
- a CDS encoding DNA integrity scanning protein DisA nucleotide-binding domain protein: MKKSGYTKVLLNKALEIIKEIDAKALVLITPSFEGKIPEVEVPIILVGKDFDISDERIKKIPLPLSLGIKNVVNLISAFLVENNIISNGETFLYITPNTLGIRTVKRTIATTKGFFEEAQTVLQRLLEIAVELSLEGKEGYPVGTIFVVGDTKNVLKYSHQIVPNPFRGHKLNVLDKNIKGVIKEFATLDGAFIISNTGRIVAAGRYLDVDPKKLDVHLPPGLGSRHLAAAAISKKTKATAITLSESGVIRVFKNGEIILEYNPRMRY; encoded by the coding sequence ACTGGTACTGATAACCCCCTCATTTGAAGGGAAAATACCTGAAGTTGAAGTCCCCATTATACTTGTTGGTAAGGACTTTGATATCTCCGATGAAAGGATTAAAAAAATCCCCTTACCGCTATCTTTAGGGATAAAGAACGTGGTAAATCTCATTTCCGCATTTCTTGTTGAGAACAACATTATATCTAACGGAGAAACATTCCTCTACATCACTCCAAATACCCTCGGGATAAGAACTGTAAAAAGAACCATAGCAACTACAAAGGGTTTCTTTGAGGAAGCCCAAACCGTGCTTCAAAGGCTACTTGAAATAGCAGTGGAATTAAGCTTAGAGGGAAAGGAAGGATATCCTGTTGGAACAATATTTGTGGTCGGAGACACAAAAAATGTTCTGAAGTACTCTCATCAGATAGTCCCAAACCCCTTCAGGGGGCATAAGCTGAATGTGCTGGATAAGAACATTAAGGGTGTTATAAAAGAATTTGCAACCCTTGACGGGGCATTTATAATCAGCAACACCGGAAGGATCGTGGCAGCAGGCAGATATCTTGATGTTGACCCAAAAAAGCTTGATGTCCACTTACCTCCGGGGCTGGGGAGCAGGCATCTTGCAGCCGCAGCTATCTCAAAGAAAACAAAAGCAACAGCAATAACACTCTCGGAAAGCGGAGTAATTAGGGTATTTAAAAATGGCGAGATAATCCTCGAGTATAATCCCAGAATGAGATATTAA